The Streptomyces sp. NBC_00483 genome contains the following window.
CGGTGGCCGGGCTCGGACCGCCTCGGGCGGGACGGGTGGGCGAGACCTTCGACCAGGCAGAACACAGCACACGTACGCACCCACGCATACGTGTGTCCGCTGCCGGGTCGAGTGGTCCTCCCTACGCAGCGGGGCGGGGTTCACAACGGCCCGGCCCGCACAGAAAGCGCCCCCATGGACCTCGATCCCCTGGCGATCGTCACCGCCTTCGGGCTGATCTTCCTCGCCGAACTCCCGGACAAGACCATGTTCGCCTCACTGGCCATGGGCACCCGGATGAAGCCGCTCTACGTCTGGTTCGGCACGGCGGCCGCGTTCGCCGTGCACGTCGCCATCGCGGTCGGCGCGGGCTCACTGCTCGGCCTCCTCCCCGGCTGGATCGTGAAGCTCGTCTCCGGCCTGATGTTCCTCTTCGGCGCGTTCATGCTCCTCAGGGGCGGCGACGACGAGGACGACGAGGACTCGGCCGGCGCGAAGACCGTCACCGGTTTCTGGCCGGTCTTCGGCACCGCGTTCATGGCCGTGTTCATCGGCGAGTGGGGCGACCTCACCCAGATCACCACGGCCAACCTGGCGGCCACGAACGGCACATGGTCCACCGCGATCGGCTCCTGGGTCGCGCTCATCTCCGTGTCCGCGCTCGCCCTGGTCGCCGGGCGCTTCATCGCCAAGCGGGTGCCGCTGAAGACCGTCCAGCGGGTCGGCGGCTTCTGCATGCTGGCGCTGGCCGTGTGGTCCTTCGTCGAGGTGTTCACCGGCTGACGCACCGGCCGCGCACACCCCTTGTGGATACACGAACGTATCGAATACGTTCGCGTATCCAACCGGGGAGGCGAGGATGCCCGTCACCAAGCGGCGTGCGCGGACGCGACAGCGGCTGCTCGACGCCGCGCTCGACGTGTTCGCCGAGGAGGGCTTCGGTCGCTCCACGGTGGAACAGGTCTGTGAGCGCGCGGGTTTCACCCGTGGCGCTTTCTACTCCAATTTTTCCTCGCTCGACGAGCTGTTTCTCGCCTTGTGGGAGGAGCGGTCCGCGCGGATGCTCGATGATGTGCGGACTGCCCTCGCCGGTGTCGACCCGGACGATCCCGAGGCCGCCGTGCGGGCGGCGATCGACGCCACCCCGGTCGACGACGCCTGGTTCCGGATCACCGCCGAGTTCACCGCGCACGCGCTGCGCAATCCGGGCCTGCGCCGGGTGATGGCCGCCCGCGAGGAGGCCATCCGCGACGCGATCCTGCCGGTGTTCGTGACCGCGCTCGGCCGGCTCGGCCGGCGGGTCACGGACGAACGGGCCCTGGGCGACGCCCTGGTGGCCGTGCACGACGGGACCTCCGTGCAGGTTCTGCTGCAGCCGGACGACGCGGCCGTACGGGCCCGTCGCGAGGCCCTCTTCATGAACGTACTGGACGCCTACAGCACACCGTTGGAGAGCGCATGAGTGACACCACTGCCGATGTCATCGTCGTGGGAGCCGGCCTCGCCGGGCTCGTCGCGACGTACGAACTCACTCGCGCGGGCAAGCGAGTCGTGCTGGTCGACCAGGAGAACGAGGCGAACCTCGGCGGCCAGGCGTACTGGTCGCTCGGTGGGCTCTTCCTCGTCGACAGCCCCGAGCAGCGGCGGATGGGGATCAAGGACTCCTACGAGCTGGCCCTCGCCGACTGGCTCGGCTCCGCCGGATTCGACCGCGAGGACGAGGACCACTGGCCGCGCAAGTGGGCCGAGGCGTATGTGCGGTTCGCGGCCGGGGAGAAGCGGGACTATCTGCAGGGGCTCGGGCTGAAGGTCACCCCGAACGTGGGGTGGGCCGAGCGCGGCTCCGGGACCGCGACCGGGCACGGGAACTCCGTGCCGCGCTTCCACATCACGTGGGGGACGGGCCCCGAGGTCGTACGGGTCTTCCGCGAGCCGGTGCTCGCGGCCGCCGAGCGCGGGCTCGTCGACTTCAAGTACCGGCACCAGGTCGACGAGTTGATCGTGGAGGACGGCGCCGCCGTCGGCGTGCGCGGGTCGCTGCTCGAACCCTCCTCCGAGGCGCGCGGCGTCGCCTCGTCGCGTGAGACCGCGGGCGACTTCGAACTGCGCGCGAAGGCCGTCATCGTGACCTCGGGCGGCATCGGCGCGAACCACGAACTGGTCAGGAAGAACTGGCCCGTTGAGCGGATGGGGACCCCGCCCGAGTCCATGGTGACCGGCGTCCCCGCGTACGTCGACGGGCGCATGCTGGAGATCACCGAGAACGCCGGCGCCTCCCTCGTGAACCGCGACCGCATGTGGCACTACACCGAGGGCCTGAAGAACTGGGACCCGATCTGGCCGGGCCACGGCATCCGGATCATCCCGGGCCCGTCCTCGATGTGGCTGGACGCCGAGGGCAAGCGGCTGCCCGCGCCGCTCTTCCCCGGCCACGACACCCTCGCCACGCTCAAGCACATCACCGGGACCGGGCACGACCACACGTGGTTCATCCTGACCCGCGCCATCGTGGAGAAGGAGTTCGCGCTCTCCGGATCCGAGCAGAACCCCGACATCACCGGCAAGGACCTGAAGCTGGTCCTCCAGCGCGTGAAGAAGGGGGCGCCCGGACCGATCCAGGCGTTCCTGGACCGGGGCGAGGACTTCGTCGTGCGGCGGAACCTGAAGGACCTCGTCGCCGGGATGAACAAGCTGACGCCCGAAGCCCCCGTCTCGTACGAGCAGGTGGAGCGCGAGATCGTCGCGCGCGACCGGGAGGTCGACAACGGGTACTCCAAGGACCTCCAGATGATGGCGATCCGCAACGCCCGCTCGTACCTCTTCGACCGCCTCACCCGCGTCGCCAAGCCGCACCGCCTCCTCGACCCGGCGCAGGGCCCGCTGATCGCCGTCCGCCTGCACGTCCTGACGCGCAAGACGCTCGGCGGCCTGGAGACGAACCTCGACTCGCAGGTCGTGCGGCCCGACAAGTCCGTCTTCGAAGGGCTCTACGCGGCCGGGGAGGTCGCCGGGTTCGGCGGTGGCGGTGTGCACGGGTACAACGCGCTCGAAGGGACCTTCCTCGGCGGCTGCATCTTCTCCGGTCGCGCCGCCGGGCGCGCGCTCGCACGGAGCCTCGCGTGAGTACGCGGGGCACGGCCCTTGTGACGGGAGCCTCTTCGGGCATCGGGGCGGCGGTCGCGGCGGCGCTCCTGCGGCGCGGCTACAAGGTGTACGGGACCAGCCGGGACCCCCGGAAGGTCACCTCGCCGGTGCCGGGCGTGGAGTACCTGCCGCTCGACCTCTCCGACGAGGAGAGCATCGAGACCCTCGCGCGGTCGGTCGGCGAGGTCGACGTGCTCGTCAACAACGCCGGGGAATCGCAGAGCGGCCCGTTCGAGGAGCTGCCGATGGAGGCGGTGCGGCGGCTCTTCCAGCTCAACGTGTTCGGGGCGGTGCGTCTCAGCCAGCTGCTGCTGCCGGGGATGCGGGAGAGGCGGCGCGGCCGGGTGGTCATGGTCGGCTCGATGCTGGCCAGCTTCCCGCTCGCGTACCGGTCCTCCTACGTCGCGTCGAAGGCCGCGATCAAGGGCTTCGCGCACGCGGCGCGGCGCGAGTACGCCCCGTACGGCGTCGGCATCACGACGGTCGAACCGGGCTCCATCGCGACGGGCAT
Protein-coding sequences here:
- a CDS encoding TMEM165/GDT1 family protein, translating into MDLDPLAIVTAFGLIFLAELPDKTMFASLAMGTRMKPLYVWFGTAAAFAVHVAIAVGAGSLLGLLPGWIVKLVSGLMFLFGAFMLLRGGDDEDDEDSAGAKTVTGFWPVFGTAFMAVFIGEWGDLTQITTANLAATNGTWSTAIGSWVALISVSALALVAGRFIAKRVPLKTVQRVGGFCMLALAVWSFVEVFTG
- a CDS encoding FAD-binding dehydrogenase, whose amino-acid sequence is MSDTTADVIVVGAGLAGLVATYELTRAGKRVVLVDQENEANLGGQAYWSLGGLFLVDSPEQRRMGIKDSYELALADWLGSAGFDREDEDHWPRKWAEAYVRFAAGEKRDYLQGLGLKVTPNVGWAERGSGTATGHGNSVPRFHITWGTGPEVVRVFREPVLAAAERGLVDFKYRHQVDELIVEDGAAVGVRGSLLEPSSEARGVASSRETAGDFELRAKAVIVTSGGIGANHELVRKNWPVERMGTPPESMVTGVPAYVDGRMLEITENAGASLVNRDRMWHYTEGLKNWDPIWPGHGIRIIPGPSSMWLDAEGKRLPAPLFPGHDTLATLKHITGTGHDHTWFILTRAIVEKEFALSGSEQNPDITGKDLKLVLQRVKKGAPGPIQAFLDRGEDFVVRRNLKDLVAGMNKLTPEAPVSYEQVEREIVARDREVDNGYSKDLQMMAIRNARSYLFDRLTRVAKPHRLLDPAQGPLIAVRLHVLTRKTLGGLETNLDSQVVRPDKSVFEGLYAAGEVAGFGGGGVHGYNALEGTFLGGCIFSGRAAGRALARSLA
- a CDS encoding TetR/AcrR family transcriptional regulator, whose product is MPVTKRRARTRQRLLDAALDVFAEEGFGRSTVEQVCERAGFTRGAFYSNFSSLDELFLALWEERSARMLDDVRTALAGVDPDDPEAAVRAAIDATPVDDAWFRITAEFTAHALRNPGLRRVMAAREEAIRDAILPVFVTALGRLGRRVTDERALGDALVAVHDGTSVQVLLQPDDAAVRARREALFMNVLDAYSTPLESA
- a CDS encoding SDR family oxidoreductase — its product is MSTRGTALVTGASSGIGAAVAAALLRRGYKVYGTSRDPRKVTSPVPGVEYLPLDLSDEESIETLARSVGEVDVLVNNAGESQSGPFEELPMEAVRRLFQLNVFGAVRLSQLLLPGMRERRRGRVVMVGSMLASFPLAYRSSYVASKAAIKGFAHAARREYAPYGVGITTVEPGSIATGISERRTQYVAKDSPFRAAYDTMLAALNSNEAHGISAEKVAAKIVSAIEAGRPRPLYAVGSNAPLVFALRRALPRSATERMVARRHGLK